A window of uncultured Methanoregula sp. genomic DNA:
GGGCCTGTTCCGGGCAATCCGGCACACGTCCGATCCGATCGAGCCGTCCGCGATCGATGTCTCCGCTGCCGATGTCGTGGTGATCGGCACACCGGTCTGGGCGCGGAAAGCAACACCGGCGATCACATCGGCTGTCCGGGCCCTCCGGGGATGCCAGGGGAAAAAAGCGGTCCTTTTTGCCACCTGCGGGAGCGCAGCCGGGGAGGCACTGCCCGATCTCGCGCACGCACTGGAGGAGAAGGGCATGACCGTTACCGGGCAGGTTGTCTTCACCCGGCAGGATCTTGAGAAGGACGACCGGATGGATGCACTTGCGGAGTGCGTGATGCAGGCAGGAAGGGCTCTATGAAGACCATCATCTACTATTTCACCGGCACCGGCAACTCGCTTGATGCTGCAAAGAAGATCGCAGCGGGGCTCGGCGACTGCGAGCTGGTGCCGATTGCCTCGTTCAGGGAGACAGCGGGTGATATCGTTGCGGCAGCAGACCGCGTAGGGATCGTGTGCCCGGTCTATTTTTCCGGCCTGCCGCTCATGGTGGCATCATTTGCGGGACGTCTGGATCATGCTGCAGCGAAGTATGTTTTTGCTACAGTCACCCATGGCGGGGGAGGAGCGTCTGCCGCCATCGTGCAGCTTGACCGTATACTCCGGGCGCGGCAGGGACGGGGACTTGATGCGGGATTTGGCATTGCCATGCCCGGCAATTATATCCTGATGTACGATTCGCCCGCAGGAAAAAAACAGGAGGAGATCCTCGCAAAGGCAGACGAAGAGATCGCGGGAATAACAGGACCGGTATTGCGGTGTGAGAAGCGCGATCTGCCCTCCGCGATCGTCCCCCGCGTGCTGTATGCCCTGATATACCCCTGGTTCAGATCCCACGTCCATACCGGTGACAAAAAATTCTCCGTCACGGACAGATGCACGTCCTGCGGGACCTGCGTTGCAGTCTGCCCGGCGGACAATATCGGCCTTGTTGAGGGAAAGCCGGTCTGGAAACACCGCTGCGAGCTCTGCTGCGGGTGCATCCATGCCTGCCCGGTCCAGGCCATCCAGGCAGGGCCCGGAACAGAAAAACGGCTCCGGTACCGGAACCCGTCGGTAACCCTCACGGAACTGAAAGGAAAACCGGAGGAGAAATTATGAAGACCATCATCTACTATTTCACCGGCACCGGCAACTCGCTCGCTGCTGCAAAGAAGATCGCCGCAGTTCTCGGCAACTGCGAACTCGTACCGATCGTATCGTTAAAAGATGCCCCGCAAGACATTGTCCCGGCCGCAGACCGGGTCGGCATTGTCGCACCGGTCTATGACATGGGGCTGCCGTCCATTGTTGCGGAATTTGCCGCCCGGCTCGACCTCACAAAATCCGGCTACAGTTTCTGTGTCCTGACCATGGGAGGATTCGGGGCCTCCGCCCTTCACCAGATGAACGGGATCGTGAAGAAGAAGAACGGGATGCCGCTCGATGCCGCCTGGGCAATCCCGATAGTGGGAAACTTTATTCCGCTCTATTCCCCGGCCGGGGGAAAAAAGAGAGAGGCCCTCCTTTCAGAAGCGGATATACGGCTGCAGAAGATGGCCGGCCAGATCGATTCGGGGATCGCTGTCCGCCCGGGATGCTCGCCGTTCTCATCCCTGTTGAAAAGCCTGATGTACAACGGGTTCATCCGGCAGATCCATGAATCGGACCGACAGTTCATCGCCGATGAGAACTGCACCCGCTGCGGCACCTGCTCTCGGGTCTGCCCGGTACAAAATATCGCGATGGTGGACGAGAAACCGTCCTGGCAGCACCACTGCGAACTTTGCATGGCCTGCCTGAACCTCTGCCCCGCAAAGGCGATCCAGTGGGGACCAAAAACCAAAGGACGGGAACGGTACCGGCACCCGGACCTGAAGATCGCCGACATGAAGATCCAGCGGGGAGATGAGCCATAGGAGATGAACAGTCCGGAACGTTCGATGACAGGAAACAGCGGGATCGAGAACGGGGACGCACCGCCCGTAAAATCCCTTGTTGTTGTTTTTTCCTATCATCACAGGAATACCGAGAAGATCGCAAACGCCATAGCTGGCGTACTCGATGCCCCGGTAAAAACACCCGGCCAGGTTACCCCTGAAGATCTGCAGGAATACGATATGATCGGCTTTGGTTCCGGGATTTATGGTGCAAAAAACCACGGGTCGCTCATCGATCTTGCGGAGGGACTGCCAGAAGAAGCGGGCAGGAAAACGTTCATCTTCTCCACCTACGGTGCGCCGGTCAGCATGTACAAGGGAGAACGGCTCAGCGAATTTACCAGGAACAACCATAAAGCGCTCAGGGAAAAACTGGAGTCGCGGGGCTGCACGGTCCTGGATGAATTCAGTTGCCCGGGTCTCAACACCAACAGCGTTCTCTCCCTGTTCGGGGGCCTGAACAAAGACAGGCCGGATGATTCGGACCTCCGGCATGCCAGGGAGTTTGCGGAGAGCCTGAAACGCCGGGCAGGTTTTGGAAAATCTGAATGAGATAGGAAATTACCATGAAAGAAACAAAACAAGACAAAACCGTATCGTCA
This region includes:
- a CDS encoding flavodoxin family protein, which codes for MNSPERSMTGNSGIENGDAPPVKSLVVVFSYHHRNTEKIANAIAGVLDAPVKTPGQVTPEDLQEYDMIGFGSGIYGAKNHGSLIDLAEGLPEEAGRKTFIFSTYGAPVSMYKGERLSEFTRNNHKALREKLESRGCTVLDEFSCPGLNTNSVLSLFGGLNKDRPDDSDLRHAREFAESLKRRAGFGKSE
- a CDS encoding EFR1 family ferrodoxin (N-terminal region resembles flavodoxins. C-terminal ferrodoxin region binds two 4Fe-4S clusters.); translated protein: MKTIIYYFTGTGNSLDAAKKIAAGLGDCELVPIASFRETAGDIVAAADRVGIVCPVYFSGLPLMVASFAGRLDHAAAKYVFATVTHGGGGASAAIVQLDRILRARQGRGLDAGFGIAMPGNYILMYDSPAGKKQEEILAKADEEIAGITGPVLRCEKRDLPSAIVPRVLYALIYPWFRSHVHTGDKKFSVTDRCTSCGTCVAVCPADNIGLVEGKPVWKHRCELCCGCIHACPVQAIQAGPGTEKRLRYRNPSVTLTELKGKPEEKL
- a CDS encoding EFR1 family ferrodoxin (N-terminal region resembles flavodoxins. C-terminal ferrodoxin region binds two 4Fe-4S clusters.) — encoded protein: MKTIIYYFTGTGNSLAAAKKIAAVLGNCELVPIVSLKDAPQDIVPAADRVGIVAPVYDMGLPSIVAEFAARLDLTKSGYSFCVLTMGGFGASALHQMNGIVKKKNGMPLDAAWAIPIVGNFIPLYSPAGGKKREALLSEADIRLQKMAGQIDSGIAVRPGCSPFSSLLKSLMYNGFIRQIHESDRQFIADENCTRCGTCSRVCPVQNIAMVDEKPSWQHHCELCMACLNLCPAKAIQWGPKTKGRERYRHPDLKIADMKIQRGDEP
- a CDS encoding NAD(P)H-dependent oxidoreductase encodes the protein MKTYIIYHSHSGVTRGVAERVKETCGGELIEVKLKEGHATPIAYFLGLFRAIRHTSDPIEPSAIDVSAADVVVIGTPVWARKATPAITSAVRALRGCQGKKAVLFATCGSAAGEALPDLAHALEEKGMTVTGQVVFTRQDLEKDDRMDALAECVMQAGRAL